A region from the Conexivisphaerales archaeon genome encodes:
- a CDS encoding PAC2 family protein, with protein MFQVIPKDLPVKGARLITGFHGIGATGYWTVKYLIQKLEAKRVAVIDSDFLPPVSATFAGKLVTPYELYQKEDIFLLKIDIPLLRENEVPFYRELAEWVASSGFSEAALVGGLDSNLKVDDTTHRVVFTSSFIPRPPLTDSKILEDDHIIVGPVAVLLNRFEMLNFPAYAILAYASTERVDPRAASSAIEVLSSLYGFKVDTAPLIRGAEALEEQTERGERISDRYQRQSSMYT; from the coding sequence TTGTTCCAGGTAATACCGAAGGACCTGCCTGTCAAGGGTGCCAGGCTAATAACAGGTTTCCATGGAATCGGCGCTACTGGTTATTGGACTGTCAAATACCTTATTCAGAAGCTTGAAGCGAAGAGGGTAGCAGTTATAGATTCCGATTTCCTACCTCCCGTCTCTGCAACGTTTGCCGGCAAGCTTGTTACCCCTTACGAGCTATATCAGAAAGAGGACATCTTCCTGCTTAAGATCGATATACCTCTGCTGAGAGAGAATGAAGTGCCCTTCTACAGGGAGCTTGCCGAATGGGTTGCATCCTCTGGATTCTCGGAAGCAGCTCTGGTAGGAGGCCTGGATTCGAACCTCAAGGTGGATGATACAACGCACAGGGTTGTGTTTACAAGCAGCTTCATTCCGAGACCTCCGCTTACGGATTCGAAGATACTTGAAGACGACCACATTATCGTTGGACCTGTAGCTGTACTACTCAACAGGTTCGAGATGCTTAACTTCCCTGCTTATGCCATACTTGCATATGCAAGCACCGAAAGAGTAGACCCCAGAGCTGCGTCATCAGCCATAGAAGTCCTTTCTTCTCTCTACGGCTTCAAGGTGGATACGGCTCCCCTCATAAGGGGCGCTGAAGCCCTTGAAGAACAGACAGAGAGGGGAGAAAGAATATCTGACAGGTATCAGAGACAGAGTTCAATGTACACCTGA
- the tgtA gene encoding tRNA guanosine(15) transglycosylase TgtA produces the protein MLSFEVRETDLAGRIGRIHVGGKTFETPAYLPVVHPIAQQIPAKVLKEIGFEAIMTNSYITMKKFPDGVDIHRQTGFDGVIMTDSGGYQALLYGDVEAEPIQIAEYQVKIGTDIAVILDLPTGAAKDRKKAELTVHETLLAAEKSLPYMKKPPAWAGPIQGGSFEDLVRLSAKKMSSLPFDLFAIGSPVEFMNNYRYREVVKLIATAKSELPADKPVHLFGAGHPFTIPLAVALGCDMFDSASYALFAKEDKYMLQNGVRELHELEVLPCSCRVCSDYTAESLKALPREKRMAELALHNLFIIKQEVDMTKEAIREGRLWNYLMLRLRSHPNLFSVLPFPEPVLKQFEEGSRVDKRRAFFFFDVYDLDSPEVRMHRRRMISNYTKRSDSLTIIFLQGDADRVFTSSGQLLTEASKTKTDLAIFHPFLSVIPVAILGIYPLVQNVTPSVTPEDVLVDSLSFLMSWIIRKRYSKVNIARQTMFLPYSARLKEFVRKLKDRGIDVKLIRIKGIGTNSSKNASV, from the coding sequence TTGCTCAGTTTTGAAGTAAGAGAGACAGACCTTGCAGGAAGAATAGGGAGAATACATGTAGGGGGCAAAACTTTCGAAACTCCTGCCTACCTTCCTGTAGTACATCCCATAGCTCAGCAGATACCAGCAAAGGTCCTGAAAGAAATAGGCTTCGAAGCGATAATGACAAATTCCTACATCACAATGAAGAAGTTTCCTGATGGAGTAGATATACACAGGCAAACAGGTTTCGATGGGGTAATCATGACCGATTCAGGAGGCTACCAGGCTCTGCTCTACGGTGATGTAGAAGCCGAGCCTATACAGATTGCAGAATACCAAGTTAAGATAGGTACAGATATTGCAGTGATACTCGATTTACCGACAGGTGCTGCAAAGGACAGAAAGAAGGCAGAGTTGACAGTGCATGAGACACTTTTAGCTGCTGAGAAATCACTACCATACATGAAGAAACCGCCTGCATGGGCAGGTCCGATACAGGGTGGATCTTTTGAAGACCTGGTCAGGCTTTCAGCCAAGAAGATGTCTTCACTTCCTTTCGACCTCTTTGCGATAGGCTCGCCTGTGGAATTCATGAATAATTACAGGTACAGAGAGGTGGTGAAGCTGATTGCAACAGCAAAATCTGAGCTGCCAGCTGATAAGCCTGTTCATCTTTTCGGAGCAGGGCATCCCTTCACCATTCCCCTAGCAGTCGCGTTGGGGTGTGATATGTTCGACTCCGCATCCTATGCCCTTTTTGCTAAGGAAGATAAGTACATGCTGCAGAACGGAGTTAGGGAGCTGCACGAGCTGGAGGTGCTTCCATGCAGCTGCAGGGTCTGCAGCGATTACACTGCAGAATCGCTGAAGGCTCTTCCAAGGGAGAAGCGCATGGCGGAGCTGGCACTGCATAACCTATTCATAATAAAGCAGGAGGTTGATATGACTAAGGAAGCGATAAGAGAAGGCAGGCTGTGGAATTATCTCATGCTGAGGCTTCGCAGCCATCCGAATCTCTTTTCAGTCCTTCCCTTCCCTGAGCCTGTGCTGAAGCAGTTTGAGGAGGGGAGCAGGGTTGACAAGAGGAGGGCATTCTTCTTCTTCGACGTGTATGACCTGGATTCTCCCGAGGTTAGAATGCACAGAAGAAGAATGATCAGCAATTATACAAAACGTTCAGATTCTCTGACAATAATCTTTTTGCAAGGCGATGCTGACAGGGTTTTTACCTCTTCTGGCCAGCTACTGACAGAAGCCAGCAAGACGAAGACTGATTTAGCAATATTTCATCCATTTCTGTCGGTAATACCAGTAGCCATTCTGGGAATCTATCCGCTTGTGCAAAACGTTACTCCTTCCGTAACTCCTGAAGATGTCCTTGTTGATTCGCTTTCTTTCCTCATGTCATGGATAATCAGAAAGAGGTATTCGAAGGTGAACATAGCCAGACAAACAATGTTTCTTCCCTACTCTGCAAGGCTGAAGGAATTCGTCAGAAAGTTGAAGGATAGGGGGATAGATGTGAAGCTGATTAGAATTAAAGGGATAGGGACCAACAGCAGTAAAAATGCAAGTGTCTAA
- a CDS encoding NAD(P)H-hydrate dehydratase — MQETDPSLFEKYLPARRRDSRKGENGRVLVVGGSSIYHGAPVHAARGAQAAGVDLVYIAVPKVQAVAVRSMSADFIVFPLPDSKLTRGSVNRLLNWLPEVDAAVIGPGLEIAKEEAFKDLAISLISRSASLVIDAGALQPYIAPVIKGRNVVVTPHAGEFRRLFGVQLAASVEERAAVVERKAKEFSITILQKGHGDVISDGATTYLNRTGRAAMTVGGTGDVLAGLTAGLIALKVPLLHAAAMAAYANGEAGNEVWKRVGNRVTAEELAEELRYVLKKYDKQDV, encoded by the coding sequence TTGCAGGAAACTGACCCATCGCTCTTCGAAAAATATCTCCCTGCCAGAAGAAGAGACTCAAGAAAGGGCGAGAACGGAAGGGTGCTTGTTGTGGGAGGGAGCAGCATCTATCATGGCGCGCCTGTACACGCAGCAAGAGGGGCCCAGGCTGCTGGAGTAGACCTTGTCTACATAGCAGTTCCAAAGGTTCAGGCTGTAGCTGTGAGAAGCATGTCTGCAGATTTCATAGTCTTTCCGCTACCTGATAGCAAGCTTACACGCGGCTCAGTGAACAGGCTTCTGAACTGGTTGCCCGAAGTAGATGCAGCTGTGATAGGACCAGGGTTGGAGATAGCAAAAGAAGAAGCCTTCAAGGACCTAGCAATCAGCCTCATCTCTAGGTCAGCGAGTCTGGTGATTGACGCAGGAGCTCTTCAGCCGTACATCGCTCCTGTGATAAAGGGAAGGAATGTTGTCGTTACACCACATGCTGGAGAGTTCAGACGTCTCTTTGGTGTTCAGCTTGCCGCTTCTGTCGAGGAAAGGGCTGCTGTGGTTGAAAGGAAGGCAAAGGAATTCTCAATAACCATACTTCAGAAGGGGCATGGAGATGTCATAAGCGACGGGGCTACAACCTATCTGAACAGAACCGGCAGGGCTGCCATGACTGTCGGAGGGACAGGAGATGTGCTCGCTGGATTGACCGCTGGGCTGATAGCTTTGAAGGTTCCGCTTCTTCATGCTGCTGCAATGGCTGCGTATGCAAACGGTGAAGCAGGAAATGAAGTATGGAAGAGAGTCGGGAACAGGGTGACAGCTGAAGAGCTTGCAGAAGAGCTGAGATACGTGCTTAAGAAGTATGACAAGCAGGATGTGTAG
- a CDS encoding class I SAM-dependent methyltransferase produces the protein MSKGDVGLGEDWQKLIKDFEILSEYYDEGNKILSFGNDIKFRTELLDQGLPASGVFLDIGCGPGTMSVIARDLRPSMEGVLLDPVPKMLSKAVSNLYGEKYHFVCGIYEYLPFRDEAFSSCMAGFTIRDARNRLAAFDEIRRVLRKGSNFLFIDLAKPDSALKRFLVSTYWKYIAPARLRIAMGERGKPYEDIYVTYKHLPSNSVIIREMHEKIGRADYRTKMFDGVLMAIVTKM, from the coding sequence ATGAGCAAGGGCGACGTAGGGCTTGGAGAGGACTGGCAGAAGCTTATCAAGGATTTCGAAATATTGTCAGAATACTATGACGAAGGAAATAAGATACTTTCGTTTGGAAATGATATAAAGTTCAGGACAGAGCTTCTTGACCAGGGACTGCCTGCTTCCGGCGTATTTCTTGATATCGGCTGCGGGCCTGGCACTATGTCTGTCATTGCAAGGGATTTGAGACCTTCAATGGAAGGTGTGCTTCTGGACCCTGTACCAAAGATGCTATCCAAAGCTGTTTCTAACCTCTACGGAGAAAAATATCATTTTGTCTGCGGCATATACGAATACCTGCCTTTCCGAGACGAGGCTTTCTCAAGCTGCATGGCAGGCTTCACAATCAGGGATGCAAGAAACAGGCTCGCAGCATTCGATGAAATCAGGAGAGTGCTGAGAAAGGGTTCGAATTTCTTATTCATAGACCTGGCAAAACCTGACTCAGCATTGAAGAGGTTCCTCGTTTCTACCTACTGGAAGTACATAGCTCCTGCAAGGCTTAGGATTGCGATGGGTGAAAGGGGCAAGCCATATGAGGATATTTACGTAACCTACAAGCATCTGCCCAGCAACTCTGTCATAATAAGAGAAATGCATGAGAAGATAGGAAGGGCTGACTACAGAACAAAGATGTTTGATGGAGTGCTTATGGCAATAGTGACAAAGATGTGA
- a CDS encoding alkaline phosphatase family protein — MKKVIYALIDGVADRPVRELSGKTPLEAAETPNLDRIAEKSVMGHVITVGKGVAPESDIAVFSMLGYSFSQGYPGRGVIEAIGAGLEFRDGYVAMRANFATASDDMRLILDRRAGRNLSEQEAKDLEEEINSKVKLDDQKASFIFRHTLGHRGVLIIRHQEMLSGEISNTDPGYVRAKGMGVAKSIGETPSFEPCRPLLEERSAILAASLVNDFTSKSFQVLSRSEVNKARVSRGYRPANVLLLRDAGDSYPHIQKLGEKYGRRFSAVVDMPVEIGISKLAGLDIMISGKEDYEKKVKLTLESLKKSDVVYLHLKGPDEFGHDGMFEQKKEAIEEIDEMYFGPLLRQVGDDVVIAVSADHATPCELKAHSDDPVPLMISNSSLGRDGLKRFTESNSKLGSLGLLKGVDVLGLIIKNA, encoded by the coding sequence ATGAAGAAGGTGATCTATGCACTCATAGACGGCGTGGCAGACAGACCTGTCAGAGAGCTATCAGGTAAAACACCTCTGGAGGCTGCTGAAACTCCAAACCTGGATAGGATAGCAGAAAAATCTGTGATGGGACATGTTATAACTGTCGGAAAAGGGGTTGCACCTGAATCAGACATAGCGGTTTTCAGCATGCTCGGCTACTCTTTTTCACAAGGATATCCTGGCAGAGGGGTGATAGAAGCGATAGGTGCCGGCCTAGAGTTCAGGGATGGCTACGTTGCAATGAGGGCAAACTTTGCCACAGCAAGCGATGACATGAGATTAATACTGGACAGAAGGGCTGGCAGAAACCTGAGTGAACAGGAAGCAAAAGACCTTGAAGAAGAAATAAACAGCAAAGTAAAGCTGGATGACCAGAAAGCCTCTTTTATCTTCAGGCATACTCTTGGTCACAGAGGAGTGCTGATAATCAGACATCAAGAGATGCTGAGCGGCGAAATATCGAATACAGACCCTGGGTATGTCAGGGCGAAGGGGATGGGAGTTGCGAAGAGTATAGGTGAAACGCCTTCTTTTGAACCCTGCAGGCCTCTTCTCGAGGAAAGGAGTGCAATCCTCGCAGCTAGTCTGGTGAACGATTTCACTTCGAAATCATTTCAGGTTCTCAGCAGGAGCGAGGTGAACAAGGCAAGGGTGAGCAGAGGGTACAGACCGGCAAACGTTCTTCTGCTGAGGGATGCAGGCGATTCTTACCCTCATATTCAGAAGCTGGGCGAAAAATACGGTAGGAGGTTTTCCGCAGTCGTCGATATGCCTGTGGAGATAGGGATATCAAAGCTAGCTGGGCTTGATATAATGATATCAGGCAAGGAAGATTATGAGAAGAAGGTGAAACTGACCCTCGAGTCGTTGAAGAAGAGTGATGTTGTATACCTACATCTTAAGGGGCCTGACGAGTTTGGTCATGACGGTATGTTTGAGCAGAAGAAAGAAGCTATAGAAGAGATAGATGAGATGTATTTTGGACCCCTGCTTCGGCAGGTCGGAGATGATGTTGTGATTGCTGTTTCAGCTGACCATGCAACACCGTGCGAACTCAAGGCCCACAGCGATGACCCTGTCCCTCTCATGATAAGCAATTCGTCTCTGGGGAGAGATGGGTTAAAGAGATTTACAGAGAGCAATTCTAAGCTGGGTTCTCTGGGATTGCTGAAAGGGGTGGATGTGCTGGGACTGATCATCAAGAATGCCTAG